One Drechmeria coniospora strain ARSEF 6962 chromosome 01, whole genome shotgun sequence genomic region harbors:
- a CDS encoding 60S ribosomal protein L15, with protein MGALKYVEELQKKKQSDLMRFLLRVRCWEFRQLNVIHRASRPSRPDKARRLGYKAKQGYVVYRVRVRRGGRKRPVPKGATYGKPTNQGVNQLKYQRSLKATAEERVGRRCANLRVLNSYWVNQDSTYKYYEVILVDPQHKAIRIDPRINWIVNPVHKHREARGLTATGKKSRGLNKGHRYNKTQAGRRKTWKRHNTLSLWRYR; from the exons ATGGGTGCCCTCAAGTATGTCGAGGAACTTCAGAAGAAGAAGCAGTCTGATTTGATGCGCTTCCTCCTCCGAGTGCGCTGCTGGGAG TTCCGTCAGTTGAACGTCATCCACCGCGCTTCCCGCCCGTCGCGCCCTGACAAGGCCCGCCGCCTTGGATACAAGGCCAAGCAGGGCTATGTCGTCTACCGCGTGCGTGTCCGCCGCGGTGGCCGCAAGCGCCCTGTCCCCAAGGGTGCCACGTACG GCAAGCCCACCAACCAGGGTGTGAACCAGCTCAAGTACCAGCGCTCTCTCAAGGCTACCGCTGAGGAGCGTGTCGGTCGCCGCTGCGCCAACTTGCGCGTACTCAACTCGTACTGGGTCAACCAGGACTCCACGTACAAATACTACGaggtcatcctcgtcgacccccAGCACAAGGCCATCCGTATCGATCCCCGCATCAACTGGATCGTCAACCCTGTCCACAAGCACCGCGAGGCTCGTGGTCTCACCGCCACCGGCAAGAAGTCCCGCGGCCTCAACAAGGGCCACCGCTACAACAAGACCCAGGCCGGCCGCAGAAAGACGTGGAAGCGACACAACACCCTGTCCCTGTGGCGATACCGATAA
- a CDS encoding zinc finger domain-containing protein, translating into MQEQLPDQPRLTTDGRTETEPAAQQNAAVMDDKPENREGQSMSMPELDDGEAGAANKKGPTLCGVCEAVPSKYKCSRCYLPYCSIPCNKTHLKDHPPDSDENRPQHSTEPPDNLTEKPTGPPNPFRALENSEKLTWLFRKYPNLPQQLLDIHATTLPPPEDVSKQIPASLMQGVPRQQTDWNRDKGIGRGKAALRRARLLPGDAGEGIREYCLLVLMLLNADEENKANEMLQKQFAQQDMDVIQQLMDDEQARR; encoded by the exons ATGCAAGAGCAGCTGCCGGACCAACCACGCCTTACCACCGACGGCAGGACCGAGACGGAGCCAGCGGCGCAGCAAAATGCAGCTGTGATGGACGACAAGCCGGAGAATCGGGAGGGGCAGAGCATGAGCATGCCTGAGCTGGACGATGGCGAAGCCGGTGCGGCGAACAAGAAGGGACCCACGCTGTGCGGCGTGTGCGAGGCAGTCCcgtccaagtacaagtgctctCGTTGCTATCTACCTTA CTGCTCCATTCCGTGCAACAAGACCCATCTCAAAGACCACCCGCCTGACTCAGATGAGAACCGACCCCAACACAGTACCGAGCCTCCGGATAACCTCACCGAGAAGCCGACGGGACCGCCCAACCCGTTCCGAGCGCTCGAAAACTCGGAAAAGCTGACGTGGCTGTTTCGCAAATACCCCAACCTGCCCCAACAATTGCTCGACATACACGCCACGACGCTCCCTCCGCCAGAAGACGTCAGCAAGCAGATCCCGGCCTCCCTCATGCAGGGTGTCCCGAGACAGCAGACCGACTGGAACCGCGACAAGGGAATCGGGAGGGGCAAGGCCGCCCTCCGCCGCGCCCGCCTCCTTCCCGGGGACGCGGGCGAGGGTATCCGGGAGTACTGTCTGCTCGTGCTGATGCTCCTCAacgcggacgaggagaacAAGGCGAACGAAATGCTGCAGAAGCAGTTTGCCCAGCAAGACATGGACGTGATCCAACAGCtcatggacgacgagcaggcacgACGATGA
- a CDS encoding NifU-like protein: MASRAPGFLVRALARPLADSPMRAAPPCSRHLSTQSRRQSGAVTVPFLPRPSTQRRRPRLAPSFIGGGARTIFIQTESTPNADALKFLPNSRVVPAEIGTPFLEYLSPRSTISPPHPSPLAAKLMNIDGVTSVFYGADFITITKAGDANWAHIRPEVFALITEAVTSGEAIVNVVERKEGEAEGEEDSLAYNEDDSEVVGMIKELLETRIRPAIQEDGGDIEFRGFDDGYVKLKLRGACRTCDSSTVTLKNGIEGMLMHYIEEVKGVEQILDQEEEISLNEFAKFEEKLKQQKMAQPSPASA; the protein is encoded by the exons ATGGCTTCCAGAGCGCCAGGGTTTCTGGTGCGTGCGTTGGCTAGGCCGCTGGCCGACTCTCCGATGCGCGCGGCACCGCCATGTTCTCGCCACCTCAGCACGCAGTCACGGCGACAATCCGGAGCCGTCACCGTCCCGTTCCTCCCGCGACCGTCCACgcaaaggcggcggccgaggctggcTCCGAgcttcatcggcggcggcgcgcgcACAATCTTCATCCAGACGGAGAGCACGCCCAACGCGGACGCGCTCAAGTTCCTCCCCAACAGCCGCGtggtgccggccgagatCGGCACGCCTTTCCTCGAATACCTCAGCCCGCGGTCGaccatctcgccgccgcacccGTCTCCGCTCGCGGCCAAGCTCATGAAcatcgacggcgtcaccTCCGTCTTCTACGGCGCCGACTTCATCACCATCACaaaggccggcgacgccaacTGGGCACACATCCGACCAGAGGTCTTTGCGCTCATCACCGAGGCCGTCACCTCGGGCGAGGCCATCGTCAACGTGGTGGAGCGaaaggagggcgaggcggagggcgaggaggacagCTTGGCCTACAACGAGGACGACagcgaggtcgtcggcatgATCAAGGAGCTGCTCGAGACGAGGATCCGGCCGGCGATCcaggaggatggcggcgacatCGAGTTCcgcggcttcgacgacggttACGTCAAGCTCAAGCTCCGCGGAGCCTGCCGGACGTGCGACTCGAGCACGGTGACGTTGAAGAATGGCATAGAAGGCATGCTGATGCACTAC ATTGAGGAAGTCAAGGGTGTCGAGCAGATACTCGACCAAGAGGAGGAAATTTCTCTCAACGAGTTTGCCAAGTTTGAGGAGAAGCTGAAGCAGCAAAAGATGGCGCAGCcgtcaccggcgtcggcgtga
- a CDS encoding PSP1 domain-containing protein: MSSASLKSRSSKLGLSSAAPSGGQSLLLEKVNARTSTPDSEALASSDDEAETRPDNSQTSFISHPHKPVRRSSWLNDTSQPLARPRKGSFASSSLSPTGSHPGTPSAEVASGPWGSHSASSVTNRTSGPSTFAWGTGIWNDRKDVHSRFGEVLPSPASALSSGDCGNAVVGPDGTFAQASAPSREPGMNPQIPFAIPLHPTPKTYRSQSYSVGQLDPENAPPSTMSSSAILGRARHPGLQHRPSRPSMLSEMSNDGSMLGNVKEVDDDDDESATDSLRGSFHQMSDSKTIEFLTRENAMLRQQQQAQQQAQQQAQQQAQQQAQQQAQQQAQQQAQQQYNARLRPRASTGATYLGNGYSLQETVPEESDYAVDELDEANEFGDAYARRSAGRRMSEYGGSTYRAPLDRKVDNMNLKKALWSSTPAYFAGDISQSRRHSFANMPTRQGSISSVADSASVLDANFQDGQSSPAISGGFSDGQAFSTSSNPSAMYSAGSHSMQQAFGSPYAAASFGLQNQFQNRPPSPHRGIYGMAQPRLNQLLHVVLFKCARADVFYIQEGTGLAVKPGDLVIVEADRGTDLGTVAKENVDWQTAKDLKEHYAEEHYKWLMMYSQGAAAAQEGSAGAGLMASSGGLQQSAIGGMGPSNQHHMQEPNTAELRPKLIKRLAQNHEVHALRDKEGQEAKAKRVCMQKVKEHGLNMEILDAEFQMDWKKLTFYYFADSYINFNSLVTDLFKIYKTRIWMSAINPASFASPTLGIQAPSGIGPGAVGVGRTSSSGERRQSQQSQEQQQPSTFTQPSQPTRAFRPAFKQSSGSDRQFPGYPASNYAYGAGGAFGNSRGNAGYTPSLSPGLDGLSSAGYQQLGEFQSMRHRFPGSQTVPSPGPIGQGVSPMTSQNDWTTSFHGLSLNTQ, from the exons ATGAGCTCCGCCTCCCTCAAAAGCCGGTCCTCGAAGCTCGGCCTGAGCTCGGCTGCCCCGTCGGGTGGCCAGAGTCTGCTCCTTGAAAAGGTCAACGCACGAACATCGACGCCCGACTCCGAGGCCTTGGCaagctccgacgacgaggccgaaaCTCGGCCTGATAATTCTCAAACATCCTTCATCTCACACCCTCATAAACCCGTTCGCCGCTCGTCGTGGCTGAACGACACGTCGCAGCCACTTGCCCGCCCCCGCAAGGGCTCGTTCGCAAGCAGCTCCTTGTCTCCAACAGGTTCTCACCCCGGTACCCCATCCGCCGAGGTCGCGAGCGGACCATGGGGGTCTCACTCCGCCTCGTCTGTGACGAACCGCACCTCCGGTCCGTCTACGTTCGCCTGGGGGACCGGCATTTGGAACGACCGCAAGGATGTCCACTCGAGGTTCGGCGAAGTTCTCCCGTCACCTGCCTCCGCTCTTTCATCCGGGGACTGCGGCAACGCCGTCGTTGGACCCGACGGCACCTTCGCCCAGGCGTCAGCACCGTCTCGTGAGCCTGGCATGAACCCACAAATACCGTTTGCCATTCCACTCCACCCGACCCCCAAGACGTACCGCTCCCAGTCGTACTCGGTTGGGCAGCTGGACCCGGAGAATGCCCCTCCAAGCACgatgagctcgtcggccatcctcggccgagctcgacatcCTGGCCTGCAGCATCGAccctcgcggccgagcatGCTCAGCGAAATGTCCAACGATGGTTCCATGCTCGGCAACGTCAAagaagtcgacgacgacgacgacgagagcgcaACGGACTCGCTCCGGGGCTCGTTCCATCAAATGTCCGACTCGAAGACTATCGAGTTCCTCACACGCGAGAACGCCATGCTccgccagcagcagcaagcccAGCAGCAAGCCCAGCAGCAAGCCCAGCAGCAAGCTCAGCAGCAAGCTCAGCAGCAAGCTCAGCAGCAAGCTCAGCAGCAAGCCCAGCAGCAGTACAACGCCCGGCTGCGGCCACGAGCTTCCACCGGGGCGACCTATCTCGGCAACGGCTACTCCCTGCAAGAAACAGTTCCCGAGGAGTCTGATTATGCCGTTGATGAGCTTGACGAGGCGAACGAGTTCGGCGATGCGTACGCGAGACGCTCCGCGGGTCGTCGAATGAGCGAATACGGCGGCAGCACCTATCGAGCACCTCTCGATCGCAAAGTGGACAACATGAACCTAAAGAAAGCGTTATGGTCCAGCACGCCTGCTTACTTTGCCGGCGACATATCTCAGAGCAGACGTCACTCGTTTGCGAATATGCCCACACGTCAAGGCTCCAtcagctccgtcgccgacagtGCCTCGGTGCTCGATGCGAATTTCCAAGATGGCCAGTCGTCACCAGCAATTTCGGGCGGCTTTTCGGATGGCCAGGCCTTCTCCACCTCTTCCAATC CGTCGGCCATGTACTCTGCCGGGTCACATTCGATGCAGCAAGCCTTTGGTAGCCCGTACGCCGCAGCCTCGTTCGGCCTTCAGAACCAGTTCCAGAACAGGCCCCCATCTCCCCATCGCGGTATTTACGGCATGGCCCAGCCGCGCCTCAATCAACTCCTCCATGTCGTTCTCTTCAAGTGCGCCAGGGCCGACGTCTTCTACATCCAGGAGGGCACTGGCTTGGCTGTCAAGCCCGGCGACCTTGTCATCGTCGAAGCCGACCGCGGCACCGATCTTGGCACCGTGGCCAAGGAAAACGTCGACTGGCAAACGGCCAAAGACTTGAAAGAGCATTACGCGGAAGAACATTACAAATGGCTCATGATGTACTCGCAGGGCGCCGCTGCAGCGCAGGAGGGGtccgccggtgccggcctcATGGCTTCATCTGGTGGACTTCAACAAAGCGCCATCGGCGGAATGGGTCCATCCAACCAGCATCACATGCAAGAACCGAATACCGCAGAGCTTCGCCCGAAGCTCATCAAACGGCTCGCCCAGAACCACGAGGTTCATGCGTTGCGCGACAAGGAGGGccaggaggccaaggcaaagCGCGTCTGCATGCAAAAGGTCAAAGAGCACGGTTTGAACATGGAGATTCTCGATGCCGAATTTCAAAT GGACTGGAAGAAGCTCACGTTCTACTATTTTGCCGACTCTTACATCAACTTCAACTCCCTTGTCACCGATCTCTTCAAGATCTACAAGACGAGGATCTGGATGTCGGCGATCAACCCTGCTTCGTTTGCCAGCCCAACGTTGGGCATCCAAGCCCCCAGCGGCATTGGTCCTGGCGCCGTCGGTGTGGGGCGGACTTCAAGCAGTGGAGAGCGCCGCCAGAGCCAACAATCtcaggagcagcagcagccatCAACGTTTACCCAGCCATCACAGCCCACACGAGCGTTCCGGCCGGCCTTCAAGCAATCCTCGGGGAGCGACAGACAATTCCCGGGATATCCGGCGTCGAACTATGCATACGGGGCAGGTGGTGCGTTCGGGAACAGTCGAGGCAACGCAGGCTACACTCCTAGCCTCTCTCCGGGTCTCGACGGACTTTCCAGTGCTGGATACCAACAGCTAGGCGAATTTCAGTCGATGCGTCACCGCTTCCCTGGCTCGCAGACAGTGCCCAGCCCTGGACCCATTGGTCAAGGTGTATCGCCGATGACCTCGCAGAATGACTGGACCACTTCATTCCATGGTCTCTCCCTGAACACCCAATAA
- a CDS encoding Armadillo-like helical, with amino-acid sequence MDELRFRSQHSPRNETPMTSFVSPPRNGHRLPQQTTGDLRSHMPRRFTAESGRVPTLTSVTSVSMASPTAQEYNIEQKKIEYERIREQRRHFELEMQRLDQQQRKEALELAQMEEEMGRIAGHQSEPTTPPEYRDNSGFPSMFSRPNRYSTSSLASPPGLLNRPARSGSQLNSPPSGLVQHRYGFDELLPSRSVPATRRNSDDEEKEAAVRQDPTSHRSTNALHRYSMPVTKTRTGLYDMNLDQTNTTRFLFGDDEPNNVHRGQILDDNFPTLVRREDPMSLSSINVSSSAQAGDISGISSRPASLRHSLDLKYISENVADASANLMSTQNNHNMTTTPPRLQSASASTNDAAATKNQPGASMMASNANNHAQQHFHNHNASIGRIPAGAVAARGHSRDLSNDNGINGGRDHQGNAYPSIQSALQASAAPFGPSITTAAPMTLPASVPSPTNSASVNQFHGYYPANGYAATGTNGASSFGIPLLAAGMQQMNINGVNGGNMYPPQNYTGYGSMPYSGQGGQARDSQARVIQHRRQLDNEAMSRYHNMPLESFRGQIYELCKDQHGCRYLQKKLEERSPDQVNMIWQETNQHVMELMMDPFGNYLCQKLLEFCNDDERTVLIQNASQDMVRIALNQHGTRALQKMIEFVNTGQQVRLIIEALRFRVVELIQDLNGNHVIQKCLNKLTPTDAQFIFDAVGNHCVDVGTHRHGCCVLQRCIDHATGHQKLWLVERITAHARVLVQDPFGNYVVQYIIDLNEPTFTDPVVQSFKGCVGQLSRHKFSSNVIEKCLRCAGPESKDMIVEELLAPQEIERHLRDSFGNYVIQTALEFATPHEKYRLVESIRPLLPQIRNTPYGRRIQAKISMYDNRGSAASSGQATPADNTQGQIPIRPSQARGIAPNASILQNNANGGMPGAGNQNVRHNMQTYPSNGLGATPSPPGPGPTTQQQQLVVQQGHSQQPPFTQMAPVSLNPTQLTNSSTDASEPRWV; translated from the exons ATGGACGAGCTGCGCTTCCGATCCCAGCATTCACCACGGAACGAGACGCCCATGACCTCCTTCGTCTCACCTCCCCGCAATGGCCATCGGCTGCCTCAACAAACGACCGGCGACCTGCGTTCACACATGCCTCGACGCTTCACCGCCGAATCGGGCCGTGTCCCAACCCTGACTTCCGTGACGTCGGTCTCCATGGCATCGCCAACGGCCCAGGAGTATAAC ATAGAGCAAAAAAAGATAGAGTATGAGAGAATTCGGGAGCAGCGCCGGCACTTCGAGCTTGAGATGCAGCGGTTGGATCAGCAGCAGCGAAAGGAAGCACTCGAGCTGGCTCAGATGGAGGAAGAGATGGGCCGAATTGCTGGTCATCAgtcggagccgacgacgcccccCGAATATCGCGACAACTCAGGCTTTCCCTCGATGTTCTCGCGTCCCAACCGCTACTCAACTTCGAGCCTAGCCTCACCCCCCGGCTTGTTGAACAGACCGGCTCGGTCCGGCTCCCAGCTCAACTCTCCGCCCTCCGGCTTGGTTCAGCATCGATACGGGTTTGATGAGCTATTACCCTCTCGCTCCGTCCCGGCCACACGCCGGAATAGCGATGACGAAGAAAAGGAAGCGGCCGTTCGCCAGGATCCTACTAGTCATAGGTCGACCAACGC CCTGCACCGTTATTCGATGCCCGTGACTAAAACGCGGACTGGTTTGTACGACATGAATCTCGATCAAACCAACACGACGCGCTTTCtcttcggcgacgatgaaccAAACAACGTGCACCGAGGGCAGATACTCGACGATAACTTCCCCACTCTTGTGAGACGAGAAGACCCGATG AGCCTATCTTCAATCAACGTCTCTTCCTCGGCTCAGGCTGGGGATATTTCCGGCATTAGCAGCCGACCCGCGTCGCTCCGCCACTCTCTGGATCTGAAATACATCTCGGAGAACGTAGCAGACGCGAGCGCCAATTTGATGAGCACCCAGAACAACCACAATATGACGACGACTCCGCCTCGACTGCAGAGCGCCTCCGCCTCCACTAACGATGCGGCTGCGACGAAGAACCAGCCGGGCGCGTCGATGATGGCTTCTAATGCGAACAATCATGCCCAGCAGCATTTCCATAATCACAACGCCAGCATTGGCCGCATTCctgccggcgccgtggcaGCCCGAGGCCACAGCCGCGACTTGTCCAACGACAATGGCATCAATGGAGGCCGTGACCACCAAGGAAACGCCTACCCGTCCATCCAGTCAGCCCTTCAGGCCAGCGCCGCACCGTTTGGCCCCAGCATCACGACCGCTGCTCCCATGACTCTACCGGCAAGTGTGCCTTCGCCAACGAACTCGGCTTCCGTGAACCAGTTTCATGGCTACTACCCCGCCAATGGCTATGCCGCGACGGGAACAAACGGGGCGAGCAGCTTCGGAATTCCCCTCCTCGCTGCCGGTATGCAGCAGATGAACATCAACGGTGTCAATGGCGGCAACATGTACCCCCCTCAAAACTACACCGGATATGGCTCGATGCCGTACAGCGGCCAGGGTGGTCAGGCCCGTGACAGCCAGGCCCGCGTGAttcagcatcgtcgccagTTGGATAATGAAG CCATGTCCCGCTATCACAACATGCCCTTGGAGTCATTCCGTGGCCAAATTTATGAGCTCTGCAAGGACCAACACGGCTGCCGCTATCTTCAGAAGAAGCTTGAGGAGCGATCGCCTGACCAAGTCAACATGATCTGGCAGGAGACCAATCAGCATGTCATGGAGCTTATGATGGATCCGTTTGGTAATTATTTGTGCCAAAAGCTCCTCGAGTTTTGCAATGACGATGAGCGAACTGTCTTGATCCAAAATGCGTCCCAGGATATGGTCCGGATTGCCCTCAACCAGCACGGAACCAGGGCGCTGCAGAAGATGATCGAATTCGTCAACACGGGTCAGCAAGTTAGGCTCATCATCGAGGCTCTCCGCTTCCGAGTTGTTGAGCTCATCCAAGACCTCAACGGCAACCACGTGATCCAGAAGTGCCTCAACAAGCTCACGCCGACCGATGCCCAGTTCATCTTTGACGCCGTTGGCAATCACTGCGTCGACGTGGGCACTCACCGACACGGCTGCTGCGTCCTCCAACGATGCATCGACCACGCGACTGGCCACCAGAAGCTGTGGCTCGTCGAGCGCATTACGGCCCATGCTCGAGTGCTCGTCCAGGACCCCTTCGGGAACTACGTCGTCCAGTACATAATCGACTTGAACGAGCCGACCTTCACCGATCCCGTTGTGCAGTCGTTTAAGGGCTGCGTCGGTCAACTGTCCCGCCACAAATTCAGCTCCAATGTCATTGAAAAGTGCTTGCGCTGCGCTGGCCCGGAGTCCAAGGACATGATCGTGGAAGAGCTGCTGGCTCCCCAGGAGATTGAACGTCACCTGCGCGATTCCTTTGGCAACTACGTCATCCAGACTGCTCTCGAGTTCGCCACCCCGCACGAAAAGTATCGCCTGGTCGAGTCGATCCGTCCCCTCCTGCCGCAGATCCGcaacactccgtacggacGACGCATCCAAGCCAAGATTTCCATGTACGACAATCGAGGTAGCGCTGCCTCAAGCGGCCAGGCAACCCCTGCGGACAACACTCAGGGGCAGATTCCCATCCGGCCCAGCCAAGCTCGAGGCATAGCCCCCAATGCGTCGATACTGCAGAACAACGCGAACGGGGGAATGCCAGGAGCAGGCAACCAGAACGTGCGCCACAATATGCAGACATATCCCAGTAACGGATTGGGGGCTACCCCCTCGCCACCCGGGCCCGGTCCTACTactcagcagcagcagcttgtCGTCCAACAGGGTCACTCTCAGCAGCCTCCCTTTACCCAAATGGCACCGGTTAGCTTGAATCCAACACAGCTTACCAACAGTTCCACGGACGCCAGCGAGCCGCGCTGGGTGTAA